From Gossypium raimondii isolate GPD5lz chromosome 11, ASM2569854v1, whole genome shotgun sequence:
CATGTTTCAAGCATTTAGGTGGGCCCATCTGGTGCAGGCAAGAAACTGATACAAtgagaaaaaacaaaataatcataataacatTGTATAATCTAACAATTTACATATTACAAATCTGAGCATAATGAATAGAttttattgaatcaagagaACTCAAAGAAAGTAGAATACTAAGCTATAAGATTCTATGCCAGATGAAGTCCCTGCATTCTAGAGCAAAATAGTCCAGAATGTATGTCCATCAGATTCAACAATAAAAAAGACTAGTAATATTGACTGTGGCAGCCAAAGAACGAAATTGTAATGAGTAATTAATATCTGTAAAATCCAACATTATTAGCGAAATCAAAATCATAAGCATATGTTGCAAAAAAATCACAACAAATGATGTGCTGAACATTTTCATATTGAGGATCTGGGAAGAAGTGACCATACTGCAAAAGGTGGGATTGAAAGAAGTGAGAAATCAAAAATTATTAGATGATATTTCCCcagtaagaaaatttgaaagtagaaagaagaaaacttaCAGAATGGCCAGGCTTGAATTCAGTAGATGTCCTCAATCTTAGTACGCAAGTAAAAGCATATGGTCGACTTGGCATTCGGTACCTGCAAAGTAAGATCAATAACAGCACTCAAATGGAATATCCATATAATTAACTCAAGTAGATATGAAGTATCCATATAAACATATACTTTATCAtctttaaaaaagaataaattagagGAACTTATAGTACTAACATGTCCTGAGGAAGTGTTGAATCATCTGTATTTGCATATAAGAACAAAGAGCCACCACTTTCTATGCTAATAAATTTAAGAGATGCCAAATCTGTATACTCATTTGTAACAGCAAAAATGTCCACGCATACACCTGCTTGAACAGCCACAGCAGCCTGTAACATTTGTCAATGCTACATTTCCCAATCCACATGACTAGGATGAGATaatacaaaattcaaatgaaagatagcagatctttgTAGAAAGGTGTCTGCTCAGGAAGCAAAGCAAGGTTTGCATCTTCTCTTTACTAGCATATTGCTCACCATAACTTCTTGTATCTAGTTGCCCAGGTCCATAATGATtgcaaaatttatcattatcccttaataaaaagtaaaattttagactcaAACATAGTGATTGCAAAATCTTTGATTTTAGAAGACTAGTACATAGTGATTGCAAAATTACAtgatttaattagtataaatgaGGATAAACAACACTATTCTAAGTGAAAGGCTCAAACAACAAAGGTTATACCACATACAAACATATGCACGGTCCCTTCCTAATTCTATTCTTACAAAATAAACCCTATATTATAGTTAAGAAATCGagaacaacaaaaaaagaagagaaagagcAAGGGGCTCACCATTGATTCAGAGGCAGATAGACGAGAAATAAATCTACAAATCTCGCGTTTGTTTGGCGAAAGAAGAGCAAATCGGAGTAGAGTGATTTGGGAGACTGCGATAGCCAAAGGGTTTATAAGAGCGAGGGCTTTTGAGAGTTCAACTAGAAATGTCGTCGATTAAGGAATCAAAGGCACTTACTGTAAATAAGGAGGTTCAACTAGaagaaagatgaagatgaagatggcGATAGCCAAAAAATGTTCACCTGACCCTGGATGAAGGGGAGGAATGCCGAAGTCGGAGGAAGCAAGAAATGGTTGCCGTTGAGTGTTTTTGAGGTGAGAATTTGTGAGGGTAAAATAGGGTTGATTTGGGACGGAATGGGTAAACGGTGAAGAGGGAAGGGAATTGAAATCCTCAAATTTTTCTGCTTAAGGCCGGAATGGAATACACCCGTAATAGGGTATTCTCTTCAACCAAACCACTGTTTAAGTGGGAAGCAGAAGAAGCTTGTAATAGGTAGGTAATGGCATAGCCATTATCTTTAACCAAACATGCtgtaattaattacaaaaaccgGAGGAgaacaaattaattaagaaaattgagGTTTGCTAGAGTAACTTTTTAAGTATCGCCTGACACATTACACAagtaaactttttaaaaaaattgaaaaaaaaagttgaaaaagtaaaaatacattttttgtGGTGTTGCCTGACATAGACGGCGccgataaattaaaaaaaaagagtctaaTACAAAAAACAAGgttgaaaaagtgaaaaaaagcTGTTTTGTGGTTCCAGACAATaacattttctcttcatttaatgtcttaataatttttccttgcatttaatgtcttaatgttttTTCTATGcatttaattcctaaaattacaactttttaatttaattaaggggACACATTGGCCgcactaattaaaatattttttccactATATTTTTctgtcaaattttttttcttctaaaatttcattaGTGCCGCCAATGTGTTAAGGAACACCTAAAATTActactagaggtgttcatgggccgggcggcccggcccgacggcccgtccgaaatatgggagggtttgggtaaaaatataggcccgaaatatgggcttcgGTAAAAAAAGAGGCACGTTTAGAAAACTGGCCGGGCCttgggcaccactttttttgcccgggcccggcccaatataataaatatatttttttaattttaaaatatttttttacatacttttttaaattttttaatttaaaatatttttaaaatactttttttaatttttttaattttaaaatatttttaaaatatttttaattttttaaaatttttaaaatttttaaaataaaaatgggccgggcccgggcttatgattttttcccgggccgggcctgggcaaaatcttaggcccatatttaGGGTCGGGCGTAGGACCtgggttgaaatttttttatgggcccggcccagcccatgagcacctctagttacTACATCAAATaccctatttttataattaatttgttttccaccctatttttgtaattaattaattttaatgttattttaataaaaattcaagtaaaataaattaaattaggttaaataattaatatttttatataacatCAAGATTAGAAAAGTTGTAGCTTtttgttgaattaaaaaaataagaataagtaaatgaaatttggaagaattatttttcaaaaacagttGCAAGAATTATTCTAATCTTTATTGGATGAAAGTTGTATGTGTTGGACAAAACGTTAccgaataaatatataaatataaataaatatttatatatttatatataaaataaaataaattgaataatttatatttaaattatcagatacgaaaaactaataaataacataacaaaAACCAGAAATCGAAAAGAATAATcgagttttactagatgttgaGACTTGTTTtacacagtttccttaagacaaaTTCGACTGCTTCTACGGTACTTAGAGAAACGTTGGTCAACtgtctcccaggatacaacaacacaATGATCGAAGCAGTAGCACCTCTGCAGTGATCAACGAACAAACGTTGCCTTTTTTATCACCAAAACGTtggaaaatatgaagagaaaaagagaagaatttTGAAGCGTAAAATAAACTCGGTGTAAGAAAGTGTGATTGTCCCAAATAATTCTGAAGAATTCTTAGGCTTTTATAGGCATTCAATATCAAGGAATTTTGGAAATATCCATGAATAAGGATACAAAATTTGCATTAAAGGagcaattaaatcaatttgattaaaatcaaatcaaattgattgaaataaaataaaatcaggatatatttcattttaaatcaaattttgtatatttgctgagaaaaataaataaattttgtgttgGTCAAGTATTAAGTTGTCATAAGATTAACACGATTCTTTCTAATGCATAGGTAGAAGCTAGACTTGAAGAGTTAGTATCGAGGTCGCAGTCGGCTCATCTCATCACCTCTTCAAGCTTGGAAGAGAGTATGGTTAACATTTTGGTTTTAGTCTTGGCATGTACGTAGGTAATGTTAGTTATAAATGAAATGTTTTAATGGACCTAAATGTAGAACTTAGATattttttaaccttaaaatctTAGCCTTAAATGAGTTTGATGAATTATGTGactattgaaattgaaattgagtttatgtggttgaattgtgaattggattgattgaatttttagtttttgtaaaaGAACTTAAGTGATACTTCGACAagatttttcccttaaattttcaaacttcgaactataaaataatatcgaTACATTGTCAAAGGTACCGATATCGATACTTTAAGGAAGGTTTCGATACTATAATAAGGGTATGGAtaccttttatttttgctaaaattttccaaacatCGAACCTCAAATTAGTATGGATACTAGGAAAGAGTATTGATACTTGGGCCAAGATATTGATACCCTATAAAAATGTACCAATACTTTAATTCCAGAAAGTAGTATTATACtcaataaaatgatttgaaacaaataataGAAGATTAATTGAGAATTCTAAATTTGCTACATCGCaacattcattaaataaaactaGACTAATAGAATGCGTCTATTGTCGCTCTAGCAACAATTGTAGCACTCCGAAACCTTGACCCAATAGTCGGATCGGGCATGGGCTGTTATATAGGGTGTGGAGTTTAATTGGAACAATCTACTTCTTGTATCCATTTGTCAACATCCCATGCATCCCGATACTTGTCAccataatatgattttattttctccatGGAGAAAAACATTATTTCCTTCCACCTTTCCGGGGGCCTTATGTCCAACTGAGTGGCGAGCCAATTTTCATATTCGAACTGCCAACAGACAACAAAACAATATAAGCAAAGAGACAGTGAAAGAGAGATTTGGGTTTGGAAAATGGAAAACCTTGTCCTGCTGGA
This genomic window contains:
- the LOC105802580 gene encoding uncharacterized protein LOC105802580 isoform X2, with protein sequence MAAVAVQAGVCVDIFAVTNEYTDLASLKFISIESGGSLFLYANTDDSTLPQDMYRMPSRPYAFTCVLRLRTSTEFKPGHSYGHFFPDPQYENVQHIICCDFFATYAYDFDFANNVGFYRY
- the LOC105802580 gene encoding uncharacterized protein LOC105802580 isoform X1, whose product is MLQAAVAVQAGVCVDIFAVTNEYTDLASLKFISIESGGSLFLYANTDDSTLPQDMYRMPSRPYAFTCVLRLRTSTEFKPGHSYGHFFPDPQYENVQHIICCDFFATYAYDFDFANNVGFYRY